Sequence from the Undibacterium piscinae genome:
AACTTTAAAGCCAACACGGTCTGCTTTACCAGATGCCGCATTAAACAATGCAACATTTGATACATGTATCGGCATCACTTTATCAACAATGCCACCAACTGCACCAGTCATTGGGTTAGGCTTAGTCGCTTTTTTAGCAACATTAATACCTGCAACAACAACGTAATTTGCATCAACGC
This genomic interval carries:
- the rplX gene encoding 50S ribosomal protein L24; the protein is MNKIRKNDEVIVLTGKDKGKRGQVQQCVDANYVVVAGINVAKKATKPNPMTGAVGGIVDKVMPIHVSNVALFNAASGKADRVGFKVVDGSKVRIYKSTGEVVKA